The Methanophagales archaeon sequence GGTGGTGTTGCTATTCTTTGCTCTGTACCTGATAGTGATGTTAATTTCCTAATCCAATACCAAATCCTCCTTCTTCCCTAATAACCCCTCTGGCTTGTACATCATCAGGATTATCAGTAATAAACCGATGAACATTATTCTTAGCGCGCCCATTTGGGTCGGGCTGAGCGGCAGGTATCCCTGAGTGAACCGGGTTGCACTGAAGAAGCTCATGAGGATAATCGCGCCCACCACCGTACCTCTGTTGTTGCCGCTACCCCCGAGCACAACTGCAATCCAGGCATAGAACGTCTCTATCGGCATAAAATTCCTCGGATTTATATATTGCAGGTAGAAAGCGAGGAGCGCGCCTGCAAGACCTGCAATGATAGATCCCAGCACAAGCGACTGGATTTTATACACGAAGACGTTCTTGCCAAGTGATGCAGGAACAGCCTCATCCTCACGTATGGATTTGAGCACACGTCCCCAGGGCGATTTTATGAGCTTCTCAAGCATGAAATAGCATACTCCAAGAATCACTATTACGAATATAAGCAGGAACAGGTTGTAATCGCCAGCTATAAAATCAAAACCGCCAAAAGGTCTCGAATACCCACATACACCCATTGGACCGCCAGTAAGCCATTCCTCATTTAAAAGAAAGGATCGTATTATCTCCGCAAATCCGATGGTCACTATTGCTAAATAATCCTCCCTCAGCTTCAGCGTTGGTATTCCCAGCAGCGCTCCGCATATACCCGCGAGGCTCATTCCTGCAAGTACTGACACGAGTAGCGGGATACCATTTAAATTCAACAGTACGGTCGTATATGCTCCTATGGCGAGAAAGGCAACGTGTCCAAAATTAATCAAACCAGTGAAGCCCCATTCCAAATTCAGACCCAGTGCGAAGATTGCATAAATCGCTGATATTAGTAATATGCTGGTTATATATTCTATCATCACCCATCATTTAATTTGTTTTGCTATATTATTTAACGTATATCCCAACCATCCTACCCCATTATACCCTGTGGTCTTAGCAGAAGCACAACTATCATTATTGCAAATGCTACTGCCAGCTTATATTCCGGAGGTAGGATTGCAGTGCTCAGCTCCTGTGCCACTCCTATCAGGATTCCTCCTGCCATTGCTCCATACGGATTGCCAATACCCCCAAGGATAGCTGCGGCGAACATCGGTAGTAACATGAACCAGCCCATATTGGGGTTTATATTCGTCAATAGCCCGTATAAGATGCCACTCACACCCGCGAGCGCCATCCCTATTGCCCATGTATATCTTATCATGAGGTCTACATCAATCCCGGAAACCCTTGCGAGGTCTATATTATCAGACAATGCCCGCATTGCCTTCCCCACTGTCGTACTCTTCAAGAGATAGTGTACGAGAAACATGCATAACAGCGCTATGGATATCTCTATAAGTTGATTCTGCGTGATTACCACCGTTCCTATTTCTATCCCCCGTTTCACTGGCAGCGCATAACGCTCAATGTCTGAACCCCAGAGGAATATAATAAGATTCCTGATGAACAGAGCTAGTCCAATGGAGATAATGATTAAAGCTACCCTGCCTGCCCCCTTAGATCGCATTGGCTTCCATATCACGTAATCGCACCCCACACCCACAACTGCTGTTATAATCACAGAAAACACACATGCTACCATGAAATTAATTCCAAGCACCACGCTGAATAGGAAGGCGAGATAGGCACCAAGTGTCAAGAAGTCG is a genomic window containing:
- a CDS encoding branched-chain amino acid ABC transporter permease, with amino-acid sequence MLLQLLINGIVLGSIIALAAIGLSMIYGILNFANFAHGDFLTLGAYLAFLFSVVLGINFMVACVFSVIITAVVGVGCDYVIWKPMRSKGAGRVALIIISIGLALFIRNLIIFLWGSDIERYALPVKRGIEIGTVVITQNQLIEISIALLCMFLVHYLLKSTTVGKAMRALSDNIDLARVSGIDVDLMIRYTWAIGMALAGVSGILYGLLTNINPNMGWFMLLPMFAAAILGGIGNPYGAMAGGILIGVAQELSTAILPPEYKLAVAFAIMIVVLLLRPQGIMG
- a CDS encoding branched-chain amino acid ABC transporter permease; the encoded protein is MIEYITSILLISAIYAIFALGLNLEWGFTGLINFGHVAFLAIGAYTTVLLNLNGIPLLVSVLAGMSLAGICGALLGIPTLKLREDYLAIVTIGFAEIIRSFLLNEEWLTGGPMGVCGYSRPFGGFDFIAGDYNLFLLIFVIVILGVCYFMLEKLIKSPWGRVLKSIREDEAVPASLGKNVFVYKIQSLVLGSIIAGLAGALLAFYLQYINPRNFMPIETFYAWIAVVLGGSGNNRGTVVGAIILMSFFSATRFTQGYLPLSPTQMGALRIMFIGLLLIILMMYKPEGLLGKKEDLVLD